A window of the Amycolatopsis solani genome harbors these coding sequences:
- a CDS encoding Uma2 family endonuclease, which produces MTLMMDFQYPTGSGPMTVRDLEGMPDDGRRYELIDGALLVTPAPGLRHQKIAYRLYGVLEAVCPPEFDVLGAPFAVHHGDRIELQPDVLVGRAEDFTEKDLPAPPVLAVEVLSPSTAIYDLNLKKAVYERLGTGSYWVIDPADPALTVFELDEEGHYQQVDKAAGDEVLEVELPFPVRIVPRELLGRRG; this is translated from the coding sequence ATGACTCTCATGATGGACTTCCAGTATCCGACCGGGTCGGGCCCCATGACGGTGCGCGACCTGGAGGGGATGCCGGATGACGGCCGAAGATACGAGCTCATCGACGGGGCGCTGCTCGTGACCCCGGCACCCGGGCTGCGGCACCAGAAGATCGCCTACCGCCTCTACGGCGTGCTGGAAGCGGTGTGCCCGCCCGAATTCGACGTGCTCGGCGCCCCGTTCGCGGTGCACCACGGCGACCGGATCGAACTGCAGCCGGACGTCCTGGTCGGCCGGGCCGAGGACTTCACCGAGAAGGACCTCCCGGCGCCGCCCGTGCTCGCCGTCGAGGTGCTTTCGCCCAGCACAGCGATCTACGACCTGAACCTCAAGAAGGCGGTCTACGAACGGCTCGGCACCGGCAGCTACTGGGTGATCGACCCGGCCGACCCGGCGCTGACGGTGTTCGAGCTGGACGAGGAAGGTCACTACCAGCAGGTGGACAAGGCCGCGGGCGACGAAGTGCTGGAGGTCGAGCTGCCCTTCCCGGTGCGGATCGTGCCGCGGGAGCTGCTGGGCCGGCGCGGCTGA
- a CDS encoding APC family permease, protein MSAPSLGSSSGIFRRKPIDQIQDTSESGGLKRTLGLWQLTAIGIGGIIGAGIFALAGSVAHGDDSAGIPGVGPAVLISFLIAGVASAAAAFSYAEFAGLIPKAGSAYTYGYAVLGEVVGWFIGWDLLLEYTAIVAVVAIGISGYFSFLLGQIGLDLPAWMLGAPGTGPGHKVDLFAALLCLLIAYLLNRGIRSAARFETAMVGIKVLIVLVVVLVGFFYVKTGNYTPFAPAGFGGAVTGAATVFFAVFGYDAMSTAAEESKDAQRHMPKAILYSLGISMVLYVLACLVLTGMQKYTEIDPKSGFSTAFKSVGLDGLATVIAVGAIVGILTVLFTFLMGATRVGYSMSRDGLLPAWFGKTNEKRQVPSRMTWILGGASAIIAGVLPIGEAAELTNIGILLAFVVVCVAVIVLRYKQPDLPRTFKTPGMPVVPAIGIVFSLWLITFLQPETWIRFAVWFVLGMLVYFLYSKRHSVLNRTGGTDRADG, encoded by the coding sequence ATGTCCGCTCCAAGCCTGGGCTCCAGCTCCGGCATCTTCCGGCGCAAGCCGATCGACCAGATCCAGGACACCAGCGAAAGCGGCGGCCTCAAACGCACTCTGGGGCTGTGGCAACTGACCGCCATCGGCATCGGCGGCATCATCGGCGCGGGGATCTTCGCCCTCGCCGGCAGCGTGGCGCACGGCGACGACTCCGCGGGCATCCCCGGTGTCGGCCCGGCCGTACTGATCTCCTTCCTCATCGCGGGCGTCGCGAGCGCCGCGGCCGCGTTCTCCTACGCCGAGTTCGCCGGCCTGATCCCGAAGGCGGGATCGGCCTACACCTACGGGTACGCGGTGCTCGGCGAGGTCGTCGGCTGGTTCATCGGCTGGGACCTGCTGCTGGAGTACACCGCGATCGTGGCGGTGGTGGCGATCGGCATCTCCGGCTACTTCAGCTTCCTGCTCGGCCAGATCGGCCTCGACCTGCCCGCCTGGATGCTCGGCGCGCCCGGCACCGGGCCGGGCCACAAGGTCGACCTCTTCGCCGCACTGCTCTGCCTGCTCATCGCGTACCTGCTCAACCGCGGCATCCGCAGCGCCGCCCGGTTCGAGACGGCGATGGTCGGCATCAAGGTCCTGATCGTGCTGGTCGTCGTGCTCGTCGGCTTCTTCTACGTGAAGACCGGCAACTACACGCCGTTCGCCCCGGCCGGCTTCGGCGGCGCGGTGACCGGTGCGGCGACGGTGTTCTTCGCGGTCTTCGGGTACGACGCCATGAGCACCGCGGCGGAGGAGTCCAAGGACGCGCAGCGGCACATGCCGAAGGCGATCCTCTACTCGCTGGGCATCTCGATGGTGCTGTACGTGCTGGCCTGCCTGGTGCTGACCGGCATGCAGAAGTACACCGAGATCGACCCGAAGAGCGGCTTCTCGACGGCGTTCAAGTCGGTCGGCCTCGACGGGCTGGCCACGGTGATCGCGGTCGGCGCGATCGTCGGCATCCTCACCGTGCTGTTCACGTTCCTGATGGGTGCCACCCGCGTCGGCTACTCGATGAGCCGCGACGGCCTGCTGCCGGCGTGGTTCGGCAAGACCAACGAGAAGCGCCAGGTGCCGAGCCGGATGACGTGGATCCTCGGTGGCGCGTCGGCGATCATCGCCGGGGTGCTGCCGATCGGCGAGGCCGCGGAGCTGACCAACATCGGCATCCTGCTCGCGTTCGTCGTGGTGTGCGTCGCGGTGATCGTGCTGCGTTACAAGCAGCCGGACCTGCCGCGGACGTTCAAGACGCCGGGCATGCCGGTGGTGCCCGCGATCGGCATCGTCTTCTCGCTGTGGCTGATCACGTTCCTGCAGCCGGAGACCTGGATCCGGTTCGCGGTCTGGTTCGTGCTCGGGATGCTCGTCTACTTCCTCTACAGCAAGCGGCATTCCGTGCTCAACCGCACCGGCGGCACGGACCGCGCGGACGGCTAG
- a CDS encoding family 20 glycosylhydrolase codes for MKTSRTRRFGRALAVLALLGAGTTAAQVAPAAAATPALQSIVPVPVSVTPAAGVAFPLVSTTKIVTEAGSAPAKQVGDYLAGVLRPSTGFALPVSDAPASVPPDSIALLLSGAPASVGAQGYQLVSAASSVTVRAQTADGLFAGVQTLRQLLPGSVESASAQPGPWSVPGATIVDYPRFGYRGAMLDVARHFHPVSTVKRYLDQLAQYKINNLHLHLADDQGWRIQIDSWPKLATYGGSTQVGGGPGGYYTKAQYTEIVNYAASRHITIIPEIDMPGHVNAALASYAELNCNGVAPALRTDTAVGYSSLCISKDITYTFIADVLRELAALTPGPYVHIGGDEASSTSAADYLTFVNKVLPLVAATGKQVVGWHDIAKATLPASATPQFWGTTTSDSGVSAAASRGSKVILSPANKAYLDMKYNSATPIGLSWAGYIEVQDAYGWNPGAYLSGVGESSVRGVESPLWAETVTKPADIDYLAFPRLAAHAELGWSPWSTHDWPMFRTRLGAQAPRWVAQGINFYRSTQVAWDTGGTTNPGTCTDAAWSASQVYTGGNVVSHNGHKWTAKWWTQGEEPGTTGQWGVWTDNGAC; via the coding sequence GTGAAGACGTCCAGAACGCGGCGCTTCGGCCGCGCACTCGCCGTGCTGGCGCTGCTCGGCGCCGGCACCACGGCCGCGCAGGTCGCGCCGGCCGCGGCCGCCACCCCGGCACTGCAGTCGATCGTGCCGGTGCCGGTCTCGGTGACCCCGGCCGCCGGCGTCGCCTTCCCGCTGGTCTCGACGACGAAGATCGTCACCGAGGCCGGCTCCGCCCCGGCCAAGCAGGTGGGCGACTACCTGGCGGGCGTGCTGCGCCCGTCGACCGGCTTCGCGCTGCCGGTGTCCGACGCCCCGGCGTCCGTGCCGCCGGACAGCATCGCGCTGCTGCTGAGCGGCGCGCCCGCCTCCGTCGGCGCGCAGGGCTACCAGCTGGTGTCGGCGGCATCCTCGGTCACCGTGCGCGCCCAGACGGCCGACGGGCTCTTCGCCGGCGTCCAGACATTGCGGCAACTGCTGCCCGGCAGCGTCGAAAGCGCGTCGGCGCAGCCCGGCCCGTGGAGCGTCCCGGGCGCGACGATCGTGGACTACCCGCGCTTCGGCTACCGCGGCGCGATGCTCGACGTCGCCCGGCACTTCCACCCGGTGTCGACGGTCAAGCGCTACCTCGACCAGCTCGCCCAGTACAAGATCAACAACCTGCACCTGCACCTGGCCGACGACCAGGGCTGGCGCATCCAGATCGACAGCTGGCCGAAGCTGGCGACCTACGGCGGCAGCACCCAGGTCGGCGGCGGCCCGGGCGGCTACTACACGAAGGCGCAGTACACGGAGATCGTGAACTACGCGGCTTCGCGCCACATCACGATCATCCCGGAGATCGACATGCCGGGCCACGTCAACGCGGCGCTGGCGTCGTACGCGGAGCTGAACTGCAACGGCGTGGCCCCGGCCCTGCGCACGGACACGGCGGTCGGCTACAGCTCACTGTGCATCTCGAAGGACATCACGTACACGTTCATCGCGGACGTCCTGCGCGAACTGGCGGCCCTGACCCCGGGCCCGTACGTCCACATCGGCGGCGACGAAGCATCGTCGACCTCAGCAGCCGACTACCTGACGTTCGTGAACAAGGTGCTCCCCCTGGTGGCGGCGACGGGCAAGCAGGTGGTGGGCTGGCACGACATCGCGAAGGCGACCCTGCCCGCCTCGGCGACCCCGCAGTTCTGGGGCACGACGACTTCGGACTCGGGCGTCTCGGCGGCGGCGTCCCGCGGCAGCAAGGTGATCCTGTCGCCGGCGAACAAGGCGTACCTGGACATGAAGTACAACAGCGCCACGCCGATCGGCCTGTCGTGGGCGGGCTACATCGAGGTCCAGGACGCGTACGGCTGGAACCCGGGCGCCTACCTGTCGGGCGTCGGCGAGTCGTCGGTCCGCGGCGTCGAATCCCCGCTGTGGGCGGAAACGGTGACCAAGCCGGCCGACATCGACTACCTGGCGTTCCCCCGCCTGGCCGCCCACGCGGAACTGGGCTGGTCCCCCTGGTCCACCCACGACTGGCCGATGTTCCGCACCCGCCTCGGCGCCCAGGCGCCCCGCTGGGTGGCCCAGGGCATCAACTTCTACCGGTCGACCCAGGTGGCATGGGACACCGGCGGTACGACGAACCCGGGCACCTGCACGGACGCGGCGTGGAGCGCGTCGCAGGTCTACACGGGCGGGAACGTGGTGTCCCACAACGGGCACAAGTGGACGGCGAAGTGGTGGACACAGGGCGAGGAGCCGGGGACGACGGGCCAGTGGGGGGTGTGGACCGACAACGGCGCCTGCTGA
- a CDS encoding pyridoxamine 5'-phosphate oxidase family protein, with amino-acid sequence MSADLEQVRTLSLQEHGLATVATTRADGTVHSSVVNAGVFDDPVTGAAGVAYVAIGKAHKLALLRRAGHATVTFRRGWNWLSVTGATHLVGPDDPDPGFDPAGLPRLLRDVFVAATGTHDDWDEYDRVMAEERRVAVFIRADRIIGNS; translated from the coding sequence ATGAGCGCTGATCTGGAGCAGGTTCGGACGCTGTCGCTGCAGGAGCACGGCCTCGCCACCGTCGCCACCACGCGGGCTGATGGGACTGTGCACTCCTCCGTCGTCAACGCCGGTGTCTTCGACGATCCGGTGACCGGAGCGGCCGGTGTCGCCTATGTCGCGATCGGGAAGGCGCACAAGCTCGCGCTGCTGCGGCGGGCCGGGCATGCCACCGTGACCTTCCGGCGGGGGTGGAACTGGCTCTCCGTCACCGGGGCCACGCACCTCGTCGGGCCGGATGATCCCGATCCCGGGTTCGATCCGGCGGGGTTGCCGCGGCTGTTGCGCGACGTCTTCGTCGCCGCGACCGGGACGCACGACGACTGGGACGAGTACGACCGCGTGATGGCCGAAGAGCGGCGGGTCGCGGTGTTCATCCGGGCGGACCGGATAATCGGCAATTCCTGA
- a CDS encoding nuclear transport factor 2 family protein: MATVAELMAANLFEVFNERDDERRAKAIAATYAADVTFADPEGIATGHEELNAKARGLLAQSPGFVFSAAGPVLVNHDLGHLAWALGPEGEPPVVRGIDVALVADGVIKKLYTMLLPA; this comes from the coding sequence ATGGCGACGGTGGCCGAACTGATGGCAGCCAACCTGTTCGAGGTCTTCAACGAGCGCGACGACGAGCGGCGGGCGAAGGCGATCGCCGCGACCTACGCGGCCGACGTCACCTTCGCCGATCCGGAAGGGATCGCGACCGGGCACGAGGAGCTGAACGCCAAGGCCCGCGGGCTGCTGGCGCAGTCGCCCGGCTTCGTGTTCTCGGCCGCGGGCCCGGTGCTGGTGAACCACGACCTCGGCCACCTCGCCTGGGCGCTCGGCCCGGAAGGCGAGCCGCCGGTCGTGCGCGGGATCGACGTCGCCCTCGTGGCGGACGGCGTGATCAAGAAGCTCTACACGATGCTGCTGCCCGCCTGA
- a CDS encoding MarR family winged helix-turn-helix transcriptional regulator, with protein sequence MTRDFAPGSPFALLSAAETAAWYAYMKVHLRLDYEMNRQLRADSGLSLADYHVLVALTSEPSGRMRVGDLAIRIGWERSRLSHHLKRMRERGLVGTGTAAEDRRATEVVLADAGWEALRQAAPDHVGFVRQAFLDALDPGEQAQLTTLLERVYDSLVEHGTLPRPADHP encoded by the coding sequence GTGACGCGGGACTTCGCTCCGGGCTCGCCGTTCGCGCTGCTTTCGGCCGCCGAAACGGCCGCTTGGTACGCCTACATGAAGGTGCACCTGCGCCTGGACTACGAGATGAACCGGCAGCTGCGGGCCGACAGCGGCCTCTCGCTCGCCGACTACCACGTCCTGGTGGCCCTGACCAGCGAGCCGTCGGGGCGGATGCGGGTCGGCGACCTCGCGATCCGGATCGGCTGGGAGCGCAGCCGGCTGTCGCATCACCTGAAGCGGATGCGGGAGCGCGGGCTGGTCGGGACCGGGACCGCCGCCGAGGATCGCCGGGCCACGGAGGTGGTGCTGGCCGACGCCGGGTGGGAGGCGCTGCGGCAGGCCGCGCCGGACCACGTCGGGTTCGTGCGGCAGGCGTTCCTGGACGCCCTCGACCCCGGTGAGCAGGCGCAGCTCACGACGTTGCTCGAGCGCGTCTACGACTCGCTCGTCGAGCACGGCACCCTGCCGCGGCCGGCCGACCACCCCTGA
- a CDS encoding NAD(P)H-dependent flavin oxidoreductase, translating into MFDELPFPVIAAPMAGGPTTPELVAAVTEAGGYGFLSAGMLTPAALAAQIDRTRELTGGAFGVNLFVPQPDTGADIGAHRERLEAFAREYDVELGEPKWDDDHYPAKLDVVLEKRVPVVSFTFGPPSPSEVLRLKEAGTKVVITVTTPESAQRAADLGADALVLQGFEAGGHRSLFTDDAHRPGGGAEYGVLALLRLVSARVDLPLIAAGGLVHGADVAAVLAAGAVAAQLGTVFLRADEAGTSEAHRKALALAERETAFTRAFSGRPARGLVNKFTDALSEGAPAAYPQLNHLAGPVRKASAKAGDPEAVSLWAGQTYPLAYDASAAVILERLKVEARDAAARLDRIR; encoded by the coding sequence ATGTTCGACGAGCTGCCGTTCCCGGTCATCGCCGCGCCCATGGCGGGCGGCCCCACCACCCCGGAGCTGGTCGCCGCGGTGACCGAGGCCGGCGGCTACGGCTTCCTCTCGGCCGGCATGCTCACCCCCGCGGCGCTGGCGGCGCAGATCGACCGCACGCGGGAGCTGACCGGCGGGGCCTTCGGCGTCAACCTCTTCGTGCCGCAGCCGGACACGGGGGCCGACATCGGCGCGCACCGCGAACGGCTCGAGGCGTTCGCGCGCGAGTACGACGTCGAGCTCGGCGAACCGAAGTGGGACGACGACCACTACCCGGCGAAGCTGGACGTCGTGCTCGAAAAGCGGGTTCCGGTGGTGTCGTTCACCTTCGGGCCGCCATCGCCGTCGGAAGTGCTGCGCCTCAAGGAAGCCGGCACGAAGGTGGTCATCACCGTGACCACGCCCGAAAGCGCGCAGCGGGCCGCGGACCTCGGTGCCGACGCGCTCGTCCTGCAGGGGTTCGAAGCGGGCGGGCACCGCAGCCTCTTCACCGACGACGCCCACCGGCCCGGCGGCGGCGCGGAGTACGGCGTGCTCGCGCTGCTGCGGCTCGTCTCCGCCCGCGTGGACCTGCCGCTGATCGCCGCCGGCGGCCTGGTGCACGGCGCGGACGTCGCCGCCGTGCTCGCCGCCGGGGCCGTCGCCGCCCAGCTCGGCACCGTCTTCCTGCGCGCGGACGAAGCCGGGACGTCGGAGGCCCACCGGAAGGCGCTGGCGCTCGCCGAGCGCGAGACGGCGTTCACCCGCGCCTTCAGCGGGCGCCCGGCGCGGGGGCTGGTCAACAAGTTCACGGACGCGCTCTCCGAGGGCGCGCCCGCGGCCTACCCGCAGCTGAACCACCTCGCGGGCCCGGTGCGCAAGGCGTCGGCCAAGGCGGGTGACCCGGAAGCGGTTTCGCTGTGGGCGGGCCAGACCTACCCGCTGGCCTACGACGCCTCGGCCGCCGTCATCCTCGAGCGGCTGAAGGTCGAGGCGCGCGACGCCGCCGCACGCCTCGACCGGATCCGCTAG